In Papaver somniferum cultivar HN1 chromosome 1, ASM357369v1, whole genome shotgun sequence, a genomic segment contains:
- the LOC113319222 gene encoding uncharacterized protein LOC113319222, protein MKAIKQGSNMLVWTKLKLPRLNTTVERVWEEVILTEEIPAPPNLGREPQPGKRSHEFCRYHRFHGHHTNDCRNVRRTILRIIEQGKLAHYVEDHELPSPPQHDYLRIQTKRHQIEINKRMWKSGCNFIAHSKGDIQNFHDNVLSKVYKRDYEGNEIFPVMKRESLKEWKEREISFSAQDPPGEGISHTDSLVITLTISENSREKEGRSDKGNIWAMERVLVDMGSLVDVIFYRAFKALGYEDSDMMPSAYNLYVFNGVATKPKGEICVKIFAGELEMEVTVCVVDVESPYNALMGRPWIRRIKGVASTYHQAIRFPIPSGIGEIKGNLGDAKDCGEKDIENYEERLKRRKERRKSVLESKKEK, encoded by the coding sequence ATGAAGGCAATAAAGCAAGGATCGAACATGTTAGTGTGGACTAAGTTGAAACTTCCGAGACTCAATACAACTGTAGAAAGGGTATGGGAGGAAGTCATTTTGACTGAAGAAATCCCGGCCCCACCAAACCTGGGAAGGGAGCCACAACCTGGAAAAAGGAGCCATGAGTTTTGTCGATATCATCGGTTTCATGGACATCATACGAACGATTGCAGGAATGTCCGGAGGACCATACTTCGAATCATTGAACAAGGGAAGCTCGCACACTACGTGGAGGATCATGAGCTGCCGTCGCCACCTCAACATGATTACCTCAGGATCCAGACAAAGAGGCACCAGATTGAAATAAACAAACGGATGTGGAAGTCCGGCTGTAACTTCATAGCACACTCGAAGGGAGACATCCAAAATTTCCATGACAACGTGCTCTCGAAAGTGTATAAAAGGGATTACGAAGGGAATGAGATATTCCCAGTGATGAAAAGGGAATCTCTAAAGGAATGGAAAGAAAGAGAAATATCATTCTCGGCGCAGGATCCACCAGGGGAAGGAATCTCGCACACGGATTCCTTGGTCATCACCTTGACCATTAGCGAAAACTCACGAGAAAAAGAGGGTCGAAGCGATAAGGGAAATATCTGGGCTATGGAAAGGGTCTTAGTGGACATGGGAAGCTTGGTGGACGTCATTTTCTATCGTGCATTTAAAGCTTTGGGATATGAGGATTCTGACATGATGCCTTCGGCGTACAACCTATACGTATTCAACGGGGTAGCAACAAAACCAAAGGGTGAAATATGCGTGAAGATCTTCGCGGGAGAGCTAGAGATGGAAGTTACTGTCTGTGTGGTGGACGTGGAGTCGCCGTATAATGCCCTCATGGGAAGGCCATGGATTCGACGAATAAAAGGTGTTGCATCGACTTATCACCAAGCGATACGATTCCCAATACCAAGTGGGATTGGCGAGATAAAAGGAAATTTGGGAGACGCGAAGGACTGCGGCGAGAAGGATATTGAAAATTACGAGGAAAGACTAAAAAGGAGGAAGGAAAGAAGGAAGAGCGTACTGGAGTCAAAGAAGGAAAAATAA